Proteins encoded in a region of the Stieleria neptunia genome:
- a CDS encoding DUF1559 domain-containing protein translates to MTVDEAQAMASSKRHLKPIDIIFLVVATVMVVGVLLPAISTPRRPHWSATCKNNLKQFGLAAQVFHSARGRLPGYVQHYGAWRPGQDSAATDSHAAEFASTHAHEKVGTWVVALLPYLDEQPLYERWSLNKFPIAFGTEGPLTEGRAGVGFNSITAATLSLMQCPAATDPTTVAGANHYACNAGMYASLLSPQFERSMSAANGVFNNQFPGLLPNGDAAPRGPEISLDDFADGVSHTLLFTENLQALPWHRAGFIDAEDLILQEGHEHVSYEPTSRYAQGIVWHRESDDPASGLPPVRPIHRINSTLGGRALDELQMTKANAHDLARPSSLHPGGVNITLADGSVRFLSETVDYRVYQSLLAPDDAQSDAPLDGFEPPESRLGW, encoded by the coding sequence GTGACAGTCGACGAGGCCCAGGCGATGGCGAGTTCAAAACGACACCTAAAACCAATTGACATCATCTTCTTGGTCGTTGCGACCGTGATGGTGGTTGGCGTTTTGCTCCCAGCCATCAGCACACCTCGGCGTCCCCACTGGAGTGCCACCTGCAAAAACAATCTCAAGCAATTCGGGCTGGCAGCGCAAGTTTTCCACTCGGCGAGAGGCCGACTTCCAGGTTACGTCCAACACTATGGTGCGTGGCGGCCCGGTCAGGATTCAGCTGCCACGGATTCTCACGCCGCTGAATTTGCCAGCACCCACGCGCACGAAAAAGTTGGCACCTGGGTCGTTGCTCTGTTGCCGTATCTGGACGAACAACCGCTCTATGAGCGCTGGTCGTTGAACAAGTTTCCGATTGCGTTCGGGACGGAGGGACCATTAACCGAAGGCCGGGCCGGCGTTGGATTCAACTCAATCACAGCCGCCACACTCAGCCTCATGCAGTGTCCGGCAGCAACCGATCCCACAACCGTCGCTGGCGCGAACCATTACGCCTGCAACGCTGGCATGTACGCTTCGCTTTTGAGTCCACAATTTGAACGTTCGATGTCCGCGGCCAACGGCGTCTTCAACAATCAGTTCCCGGGACTGCTGCCCAACGGCGACGCTGCTCCCCGTGGACCGGAGATCAGCTTGGACGACTTTGCCGACGGAGTCTCCCACACGTTGTTGTTCACCGAAAACTTGCAAGCGTTACCGTGGCACCGGGCGGGCTTCATTGATGCCGAAGACTTGATCCTGCAGGAAGGCCACGAGCACGTGTCGTACGAACCGACCAGCCGGTACGCCCAAGGGATCGTCTGGCACCGGGAATCGGATGACCCCGCCAGCGGATTGCCGCCTGTCCGACCGATCCACCGGATCAATTCCACGCTCGGCGGGCGGGCGCTCGACGAACTGCAGATGACGAAGGCCAACGCCCACGATCTCGCTCGACCGAGTTCGCTGCACCCGGGCGGCGTCAACATCACGCTGGCCGATGGCTCCGTGCGGTTCCTCAGCGAGACGGTGGACTATCGCGTTTACCAGTCGTTGCTGGCACCGGACGATGCCCAAAGCGATGCGCCGTTGGATGGGTTTGAGCCGCCGGAATCACGTCTTGGATGGTAG
- a CDS encoding S1C family serine protease: MDRTPEGPQAEKPSDEIPISEVPISTTETPSDDLADEQPFALHRLPSTGDTPPAPTCNPAAGRSGPDSPDGDGSTAAPRTLRIERDESETPRTVIFHRFHPQASGPARPHFEPADEPVDDAITDDAIEMASGGAISDRLAFDTTPQPVSPQPASDGGFPQDSVPQDSDPQESCSDITDIDVSDIVVSPEPERHSIATKHRQHARRSDPVRHGVVMLVTVLVMLAAARYVLPSIVEEIRYAQHRGQLRAEFEVAGEGLKNVSLDTLSQAYQMVNAAAGPSVVHIDIHRTAHEAIAHPDVPGAPAILISDQGSGVVVDADGYILTNRHVVAGSDQISVTLSDGRTVDAMIVGTDELTDLAVLKVNADRLMPIPWGDSERIRVGSPVWAIGSPFGLDRTVTFGILSGKHRVVRAKDRYQDFMQSDVAVNPGNSGGPLVDSRGTLIGINTAIVGDTYQGVSFAIPSGIAKKIYLQLREKGSIERGWLGVSLVEVPNDRLQGENHRIRGAMIAALADQNSGAARAGLKSGDLVISLDDQKVRDVDHLMQLIGNAMAGTAIHLSVIRDGQGLEFDVLLGRRPPPLDLR; encoded by the coding sequence ATGGATCGAACGCCAGAAGGCCCGCAGGCTGAAAAGCCATCCGACGAAATCCCGATCTCCGAAGTCCCGATTTCAACGACGGAAACCCCCAGCGACGACCTGGCGGACGAACAGCCCTTCGCGCTCCACCGCCTGCCGTCGACCGGTGACACGCCTCCGGCCCCGACGTGCAACCCCGCCGCAGGTCGGTCGGGCCCAGACAGCCCCGACGGCGACGGATCGACCGCCGCCCCGAGGACGCTTCGGATCGAGCGGGACGAGTCTGAAACGCCCCGGACCGTGATCTTTCATCGATTTCACCCCCAAGCGTCCGGCCCCGCCCGACCACACTTCGAGCCCGCAGACGAGCCGGTAGACGACGCAATCACAGACGACGCAATCGAGATGGCTTCCGGCGGCGCGATTTCCGACCGGCTCGCTTTCGACACCACGCCCCAGCCCGTCTCGCCCCAGCCCGCTTCAGACGGCGGCTTCCCACAGGACAGCGTTCCACAGGACAGCGACCCACAGGAATCGTGCTCCGACATCACCGACATCGACGTGTCGGACATCGTGGTCAGCCCCGAACCGGAACGGCATTCGATCGCGACGAAACACCGCCAGCACGCGCGTCGCAGCGACCCGGTGCGTCACGGCGTGGTGATGCTGGTGACCGTACTGGTGATGTTGGCTGCCGCCCGATACGTCCTGCCGAGTATTGTCGAAGAGATCCGCTACGCGCAACATCGCGGACAACTGCGTGCAGAATTCGAAGTCGCCGGCGAAGGCTTGAAAAACGTCTCGCTCGACACGCTCAGCCAGGCCTACCAAATGGTCAACGCGGCGGCCGGCCCCAGCGTCGTCCACATCGACATTCATCGCACCGCCCACGAAGCGATCGCCCACCCTGATGTTCCGGGGGCGCCGGCGATTCTGATCTCCGACCAGGGCAGCGGCGTGGTGGTCGATGCCGACGGCTACATCCTGACCAATCGGCATGTGGTCGCCGGCAGCGACCAGATCTCCGTCACGCTCAGCGATGGCCGGACCGTCGACGCGATGATTGTCGGCACCGACGAACTGACCGATCTGGCCGTGCTCAAAGTCAACGCCGATCGCTTGATGCCGATCCCATGGGGCGACAGCGAGCGGATTCGGGTCGGCTCTCCCGTCTGGGCGATCGGCAGCCCCTTCGGCCTGGATCGCACCGTCACCTTCGGCATCCTCAGCGGCAAACACCGCGTGGTCCGCGCCAAAGACCGCTATCAAGATTTCATGCAAAGCGACGTGGCGGTCAATCCCGGCAACAGCGGTGGCCCCCTGGTCGATTCACGGGGCACATTGATCGGCATCAACACCGCCATCGTGGGCGACACCTACCAGGGCGTCAGTTTTGCGATCCCCAGCGGCATCGCAAAAAAAATCTATCTGCAACTGCGTGAAAAAGGATCGATCGAGCGGGGCTGGCTGGGTGTTTCGCTGGTCGAAGTCCCCAATGACCGGCTGCAAGGCGAGAACCATCGCATTCGCGGCGCGATGATCGCTGCACTGGCCGACCAAAACTCCGGTGCCGCACGGGCGGGGTTGAAATCGGGCGACCTGGTGATTTCACTTGATGACCAGAAAGTGCGTGATGTTGACCACCTGATGCAATTGATCGGAAACGCGATGGCCGGCACGGCGATTCATTTGAGCGTCATCCGCGACGGCCAAGGGCTGGAATTTGACGTCCTGCTCGGCCGCCGCCCCCCGCCGTTGGATCTTCGCTAG
- a CDS encoding NYN domain-containing protein, which produces MSLLLLLDGYNITQPIAPTRNPDPRWLQRDRNVLLRELTNQLSEPVRRKTCVVFDAANPPRDRPSEFVHHGMSVRFAVDYLSADDLLEEIIRAHHTPKRLMVVSSDHRIQIAARRRGAAHFDSEPWMDDLTDGKIHLAIDVVAKSGGAGQGGRPPADPEKNAAAAKKPRIQDPSEVEQWMREFGFDPD; this is translated from the coding sequence ATGTCACTTTTGCTGCTCCTTGACGGCTACAACATCACCCAGCCGATCGCGCCGACTCGCAATCCCGACCCGCGTTGGTTGCAGCGGGATCGCAATGTGCTGCTGCGCGAGCTGACGAATCAACTCAGCGAGCCGGTTCGTCGAAAAACCTGTGTCGTCTTCGATGCCGCCAATCCGCCACGTGATCGTCCCAGCGAGTTCGTTCACCACGGGATGAGCGTCCGTTTTGCGGTCGATTACCTGTCCGCAGACGATTTATTGGAAGAAATCATTCGGGCACATCACACGCCCAAACGGCTGATGGTCGTCTCCTCGGACCACCGAATCCAGATCGCGGCGCGGCGCCGCGGCGCCGCGCATTTCGACAGCGAACCCTGGATGGACGACCTGACAGACGGAAAAATCCATTTGGCGATCGACGTGGTGGCGAAATCCGGCGGGGCAGGGCAGGGCGGTCGGCCGCCGGCAGACCCGGAAAAAAACGCGGCGGCGGCCAAGAAACCCCGTATCCAGGACCCTTCGGAGGTGGAGCAGTGGATGCGGGAATTCGGTTTTGATCCGGATTAA
- a CDS encoding FHA domain-containing protein, translated as MSVELIITQGSNAGTAASIHPGYYLVGRLKECQIRPKSRSVSRRHCLLLHNDDGFGALDLKSTRGTYVNGTRLQPHQWRVLADGDELRFGKVVFKVSVKQPVLATAGHAAEGPGHTDATFSEPPPSWNNQDVAEFLEEEDQAEFDEQDDLPSAPRRSARSGLDSDAIAAAEADHADVLSDSAIRSGKPHDTFIGDFSDDFEDEDEEVAKDIELDSVPKKRPPRQKIDHKQYKRAAKRSFNLPSFSIRSADGVDWKLLGTVALVALTLGVLGYQLYQFGGPADIEIRQNLD; from the coding sequence ATGTCCGTTGAATTGATCATCACACAGGGAAGCAACGCCGGCACGGCGGCATCGATCCACCCTGGCTACTACTTGGTCGGCCGGCTGAAAGAATGCCAAATCCGGCCGAAAAGCCGATCGGTCAGCCGGCGGCACTGCTTGTTGCTGCACAACGATGACGGATTCGGAGCGCTCGATTTAAAAAGCACACGCGGCACCTACGTCAACGGAACGCGACTTCAGCCGCACCAGTGGCGAGTGCTTGCCGACGGCGACGAATTGCGATTCGGTAAAGTCGTCTTCAAGGTCTCGGTCAAGCAACCCGTCCTCGCCACGGCCGGCCATGCCGCCGAGGGGCCAGGGCACACGGACGCGACCTTCAGCGAGCCTCCGCCTTCATGGAACAACCAAGACGTCGCGGAATTCTTGGAAGAGGAGGACCAGGCGGAATTTGATGAGCAGGACGACCTGCCATCGGCGCCGCGTCGATCGGCCCGATCCGGTCTCGACTCCGACGCCATCGCGGCCGCCGAGGCCGACCATGCCGACGTGCTCTCCGATAGCGCGATTCGCTCCGGCAAACCCCACGACACGTTCATCGGAGACTTCTCAGACGACTTCGAAGACGAAGACGAAGAAGTCGCAAAGGACATCGAATTGGATTCGGTGCCGAAAAAACGACCGCCACGACAGAAGATCGACCACAAGCAATACAAGCGGGCCGCGAAGCGGTCGTTCAACCTGCCAAGCTTCTCAATCCGCTCGGCCGACGGCGTCGACTGGAAACTGCTCGGCACCGTCGCCCTGGTCGCCCTGACCCTCGGCGTGTTGGGCTACCAGCTCTATCAGTTCGGCGGACCGGCGGACATCGAAATCCGGCAAAATCTGGATTGA
- the truA gene encoding tRNA pseudouridine(38-40) synthase TruA, whose translation MTRTFAITIAYDGTDFAGWQVQPGQATIQGTLQHAIKRSTKLDVNVTGSGRTDAGVHALGQVASCRFPTWTASTDALSKAINSRLPETIVVTEVHQAPSDFHAIRDAIGKRYRYQIQVRHQRDPFEHRYRWRLRRAVDVAAMQSAAAKIIGHRDFSSFESAGARRKSSVRDVRDCQVLPAADYETSGHLAIEVEANGFLYNMVRNIVGTLVEVGYGKQPPEWIDEVLGQKNRIYAGQAAPPQGLFLKEVYYRPGFEPV comes from the coding sequence GTGACGCGAACGTTTGCGATCACGATCGCCTATGACGGAACGGACTTCGCCGGCTGGCAGGTCCAACCGGGCCAGGCAACGATCCAAGGAACGCTGCAGCACGCCATCAAGCGGTCGACCAAACTGGACGTCAACGTCACCGGCAGCGGACGCACCGACGCCGGTGTCCACGCGCTCGGCCAAGTCGCCAGCTGCCGCTTTCCGACTTGGACCGCTTCGACCGACGCGCTGTCCAAGGCGATCAATTCACGATTGCCCGAGACGATCGTGGTGACCGAAGTCCACCAGGCACCTTCGGATTTTCACGCCATTCGTGACGCGATCGGAAAACGCTATCGTTATCAAATCCAAGTCCGCCATCAGCGTGACCCGTTCGAACATCGTTACCGCTGGCGACTCCGCCGAGCGGTCGATGTCGCGGCGATGCAGTCTGCCGCGGCCAAGATCATCGGGCATCGCGATTTTTCCAGCTTTGAATCGGCCGGCGCCCGACGCAAGTCATCGGTCCGCGACGTGCGAGATTGCCAAGTCTTGCCGGCGGCGGATTACGAAACCAGCGGGCACCTGGCGATCGAAGTCGAAGCCAACGGCTTTCTCTACAACATGGTCCGCAACATCGTCGGTACACTGGTCGAAGTCGGATACGGCAAACAGCCGCCGGAATGGATCGATGAGGTGCTGGGACAGAAAAATCGCATCTATGCCGGCCAAGCGGCACCGCCCCAGGGGCTGTTCCTGAAAGAAGTTTATTACCGGCCCGGATTTGAACCTGTTTAA
- a CDS encoding formylglycine-generating enzyme family protein — protein MPRALAVIGFSLSTALVSFAFPASADDATPGIAAEKPAEGPSVKVDEGYMVPYTFRVPGTDEEVEMIPVPGGEFMFGSPEDEADRGEDEGPQIKVTVDPMWVAKTEVTWGLYQEFMDLYGIFKEFESSGIRVVNDDNKVDSITAPTELYDPTFTYEYGDDEDQPAVTMTQYSAQQFTKWISLVSGQQFRLPTEAEWEYAARAGTTTAYSWGDSADDIDDYAWYFDNADDGQVAVASKKPNPFGLYDMHGNVGEWTVNQYTEDGYVDFADKQGINATDLVKWPEVPSPCVVRGGTWESDAEDVRSAARMASDDEEWKSEDPNFPRSPWWHTSDPSRGVGFRIFRSYKPLPKATITKFWEAQAEDTVLDVESRMDGGRGGMGVIDKDLPKAIEEIK, from the coding sequence ATGCCCCGAGCCCTCGCTGTGATCGGTTTTTCCCTTTCTACAGCACTCGTTTCTTTCGCATTCCCGGCGTCCGCTGACGACGCAACCCCGGGGATCGCGGCGGAAAAACCCGCCGAAGGCCCTTCGGTCAAGGTCGACGAAGGTTACATGGTTCCCTACACCTTTCGTGTGCCCGGCACCGACGAAGAAGTCGAAATGATCCCGGTCCCGGGTGGCGAATTCATGTTCGGCAGCCCCGAGGATGAAGCGGATCGCGGCGAAGACGAAGGCCCGCAGATCAAGGTCACCGTCGATCCGATGTGGGTCGCCAAGACCGAGGTCACCTGGGGCTTGTACCAGGAGTTCATGGACCTGTATGGCATCTTCAAAGAGTTTGAATCGAGCGGAATCCGAGTGGTCAACGACGACAACAAAGTCGATTCGATCACCGCACCGACCGAACTCTACGACCCCACGTTTACCTACGAGTACGGCGACGACGAGGACCAACCGGCGGTCACGATGACCCAGTATTCGGCCCAACAGTTCACCAAATGGATCAGCCTGGTGTCCGGCCAACAGTTCCGATTGCCGACCGAAGCGGAATGGGAATACGCCGCCCGGGCCGGCACGACGACGGCTTACTCGTGGGGCGACAGCGCCGACGACATCGATGACTACGCTTGGTATTTTGACAACGCCGACGACGGACAAGTCGCCGTGGCATCGAAGAAACCCAACCCCTTCGGCCTCTACGACATGCACGGCAACGTCGGCGAATGGACCGTCAACCAATACACCGAAGACGGCTATGTCGACTTCGCGGACAAGCAAGGCATCAACGCGACCGACCTGGTCAAATGGCCTGAAGTCCCCTCGCCGTGTGTGGTTCGCGGCGGAACCTGGGAATCGGACGCCGAAGACGTCCGCAGCGCCGCCCGCATGGCTTCGGACGACGAAGAATGGAAGTCGGAAGACCCGAACTTTCCCCGTAGCCCCTGGTGGCACACCAGTGATCCCTCGCGCGGCGTCGGATTCCGCATCTTCCGATCCTACAAACCGCTCCCCAAAGCAACGATCACCAAGTTCTGGGAAGCCCAAGCCGAAGACACCGTGCTGGATGTCGAGTCTCGAATGGATGGCGGACGTGGCGGCATGGGCGTGATCGACAAAGATTTGCCCAAGGCGATCGAAGAGATCAAATAA
- a CDS encoding serine/threonine-protein kinase: MSVETTAAEPVLDQATRDFVRRSMQAGLVELADVKKVVVSLMTEDLVFTPERLAQGLVGADLLTPWQARKLLAGKARGFHLGNYRLLQPLGRGGMGVVFLARHAVMNRLMALKILPSEASKDSRRIERFKEEARASAKLEHPNIVQAFDFSESDGKLFIVMEYIEGVDLHRAVARDGVMSPTEALDAMIQTTDALAHAHQRGIVHRDIKPSNLLLRNDGVIKVSDMGLARIGYTAGTDAPNRLTGTADFIAPEQAIDSQSVDARADIYSLGCTWYFLLVGKPPFPGTSVAQRLAKHQTAKVPLVSDTRSDCPPAISLLIQRMMSKRPVDRPASAAELLTQLRRIAGSKLAGRELANRPRSEQRTVPQDDSSSFASLDDSGPLGEASQGAMAEIAEIDFGSLPPIDLATLPPAAVHVSPLATPPNAAGSPSKPAQRRGSSNETDSNQSVLLGAGLALSIVALLAVVSVTFYQMTKDEKPLTRLKTTEGGKGNVIVIEE, translated from the coding sequence ATGTCGGTTGAAACCACCGCCGCCGAACCGGTCTTGGACCAGGCAACCCGCGACTTCGTTCGCCGGTCCATGCAAGCCGGACTGGTCGAACTGGCCGACGTCAAAAAGGTCGTCGTTTCGCTGATGACCGAAGACCTGGTGTTCACGCCCGAGCGACTGGCACAAGGTCTGGTCGGCGCGGACCTGCTGACGCCTTGGCAAGCCCGCAAGCTGTTGGCCGGAAAAGCACGTGGATTCCATCTGGGCAATTATCGCTTGCTTCAACCCCTGGGACGCGGCGGCATGGGCGTCGTCTTTCTGGCCCGACATGCGGTCATGAATCGATTGATGGCCCTCAAGATCCTGCCTTCGGAAGCATCGAAGGATTCCCGCCGCATCGAACGTTTCAAAGAGGAGGCCCGGGCCTCGGCAAAACTGGAACACCCCAACATCGTTCAAGCGTTCGATTTCTCCGAATCCGATGGCAAACTGTTCATCGTGATGGAATACATCGAAGGCGTCGACTTGCACCGCGCGGTGGCCCGCGACGGAGTGATGTCGCCCACCGAAGCGCTCGACGCGATGATCCAGACGACCGATGCGCTGGCCCACGCACACCAACGTGGCATCGTTCACCGCGACATCAAGCCGTCGAATTTATTGTTGCGCAATGACGGAGTGATCAAAGTCAGCGACATGGGGCTTGCCCGGATCGGATACACCGCCGGAACCGACGCCCCCAATCGCTTGACCGGCACGGCCGACTTCATCGCCCCCGAACAGGCCATCGATTCCCAGTCGGTCGACGCCCGCGCGGACATCTATTCCCTGGGATGCACGTGGTACTTTCTGCTGGTGGGGAAACCGCCGTTCCCGGGAACCAGCGTCGCCCAGCGATTGGCCAAGCACCAGACCGCCAAAGTCCCCTTGGTGAGCGACACCCGCTCGGACTGTCCGCCGGCGATCAGTTTGTTGATCCAACGCATGATGTCCAAACGCCCGGTCGACCGCCCCGCCTCGGCGGCGGAACTGTTGACCCAACTGCGGCGGATTGCGGGATCGAAATTGGCCGGTCGGGAACTGGCCAACCGGCCCCGATCGGAACAGCGGACGGTGCCCCAGGACGACTCCTCCAGTTTTGCGTCGCTCGACGACAGCGGACCACTTGGCGAAGCCTCACAGGGAGCGATGGCGGAAATCGCCGAGATTGATTTCGGCAGCCTGCCGCCGATCGACCTGGCGACCCTGCCCCCGGCCGCTGTTCACGTTTCGCCCCTGGCGACGCCCCCAAACGCTGCGGGGTCGCCGAGCAAGCCGGCGCAGCGACGCGGCTCATCCAACGAAACGGATTCCAATCAGAGCGTCTTGCTCGGCGCCGGGCTGGCACTGTCCATTGTCGCCTTACTGGCTGTCGTCAGCGTCACGTTTTACCAAATGACGAAAGACGAAAAGCCCCTCACACGGCTGAAAACCACCGAAGGCGGCAAAGGAAATGTCATTGTCATCGAAGAGTAG
- a CDS encoding aspartate-semialdehyde dehydrogenase, with translation MYETLAVVGATGAVGRIVLEQLEARNFPYKRLKLLASQRSAGQQVRFKDETITVELLAPGAFEDVDIVIASTPDEVSAEFAPYAVKEGAIVVDESGYWRMDPKVPLIIPEVNPDAIADHQGIIASPNCSTTQMVVALAPLHQAAKVKRVVVSTYQATSGAGLAGNAELESSVRQILDGQTPGHETFQHPIGFNLIPQIGGEKFEGYTSEEMKMVYETRKIMGDDDIQVCPTAVRVPVTIGHSESILVETEKPLTVAEATELFRAAAGITVVDDLANHQYPMPRDCDGKDDVFVGRIRRDISGDGHGIAFWCVSDNLRKGAATNAVQIAELLQQSVASAG, from the coding sequence GTGTACGAAACCTTAGCTGTCGTCGGCGCCACCGGTGCGGTCGGACGAATCGTTCTTGAGCAACTCGAGGCTCGCAACTTTCCCTACAAGCGGCTGAAACTGCTGGCCTCGCAGCGTTCGGCGGGTCAGCAGGTTCGCTTCAAAGACGAAACGATCACGGTTGAATTGCTGGCCCCCGGTGCGTTCGAAGACGTCGACATCGTGATCGCCAGCACACCCGATGAGGTGTCCGCCGAATTCGCCCCCTACGCCGTCAAAGAAGGCGCCATCGTCGTCGACGAAAGCGGTTATTGGCGGATGGACCCCAAGGTGCCGCTGATCATCCCCGAAGTCAATCCGGATGCGATCGCCGACCATCAAGGCATCATCGCCAGCCCGAATTGCAGCACCACGCAAATGGTCGTCGCGCTCGCACCGCTCCACCAAGCCGCCAAGGTCAAACGAGTCGTCGTGAGCACCTACCAAGCGACCAGCGGCGCGGGTTTGGCCGGCAACGCCGAACTGGAATCCAGCGTGCGACAGATCCTGGACGGGCAAACCCCCGGCCACGAAACGTTTCAACACCCGATCGGTTTCAACCTGATCCCGCAGATCGGCGGCGAGAAATTCGAGGGTTACACCAGCGAAGAAATGAAGATGGTGTACGAGACCCGGAAAATCATGGGCGACGACGACATCCAAGTCTGCCCCACGGCCGTTCGCGTTCCGGTCACGATCGGGCACAGCGAATCGATCCTGGTAGAAACGGAAAAACCGCTGACGGTGGCCGAAGCGACCGAATTGTTCCGCGCCGCGGCGGGCATCACCGTCGTCGACGACTTGGCCAACCACCAGTATCCGATGCCGCGCGACTGCGACGGCAAAGACGACGTTTTCGTCGGCCGGATTCGACGCGACATCAGCGGCGACGGCCATGGGATCGCATTCTGGTGCGTCAGCGACAATCTCAGAAAAGGCGCGGCGACCAACGCCGTCCAGATCGCCGAATTGCTGCAGCAGTCCGTCGCCTCGGCCGGCTGA
- a CDS encoding glucuronate isomerase: MASSAARDRSSARETIYQAISAIRLIDPHTHINPYSPASSTLADILGYHYYTELVHSAGMPRQEIEEPGISPRELVGRMVHGLGNITNTANYHWLLQICREFFDFTDDAITPDNWESLFDTAEEKMNGAGWAQTVLDKSNVEAVFLTNDFDDELEGFDSSTYIPCLRTDDLVFHLAKPEVRQRLERCSGVPLDGTLSSLRAALEQRFEHFVSHGARACAISIPPSFQPSMVGDGEAQNALDHVLRHDSQSEASKRDALSRRVFWTLAELCDQYGLPFDLMIGVNRGVYPSGVYQGQDLYDSRVSLIQYRELFNAFPKVKFPISVLASVTNQELVSYSWIFPNVLTNGHWWYSNTPSFIHRDAAARLEAVPRNKQIAYYSDAYKLEFVLPKFDMYRRILARVLADEFVGENGWSEEKAIQLGRQVLRGNVDEVFRSPLIDAESLDIASGATDSPIVVGPSSDDGDSGLADDDSELSAFLAGDSDESDDQDGFATVTDDSDRTVGSESFGSVGQLAETIDSSDELGFLDPIPTAEEVDASEVPDVVIEDASRGFDATTLDADADPEPLDVGDLLGESDDNPAGPDSPGSSIHMLAGDGEFKPDSDSMKLKPDPMTGELHFPVGDDDDDDDIGFGAGVFDK; encoded by the coding sequence ATGGCTTCTTCAGCGGCACGTGATCGATCGTCGGCTCGCGAGACGATTTACCAGGCAATCTCCGCCATTCGTCTGATCGATCCCCATACCCACATCAACCCCTATTCGCCCGCCTCAAGCACGCTGGCGGACATCCTGGGTTACCACTACTACACCGAGTTGGTCCACTCGGCGGGGATGCCGCGACAGGAGATCGAGGAGCCGGGGATTTCGCCCCGCGAGCTGGTCGGCCGGATGGTTCACGGTCTGGGCAATATCACCAACACCGCCAACTACCACTGGTTGCTCCAAATCTGCCGCGAGTTTTTTGATTTCACCGACGACGCGATCACGCCGGACAATTGGGAGTCGTTGTTCGACACCGCCGAAGAAAAGATGAATGGCGCCGGTTGGGCGCAAACCGTCTTGGACAAAAGCAACGTCGAAGCGGTGTTCCTGACCAACGACTTTGACGATGAGCTGGAGGGGTTTGATTCGAGCACCTACATCCCCTGCCTGCGGACCGACGACTTGGTGTTTCATCTGGCCAAGCCCGAAGTCCGTCAACGTCTGGAGCGTTGCAGTGGCGTGCCGCTCGATGGGACCTTGTCCTCGTTGCGGGCGGCGCTGGAGCAACGTTTCGAACACTTCGTCTCCCACGGTGCACGCGCCTGTGCGATTTCCATCCCACCGAGTTTCCAACCCTCGATGGTCGGCGACGGTGAAGCGCAAAATGCACTGGATCACGTCCTCCGCCACGACAGTCAATCCGAAGCGTCTAAGCGCGATGCACTCTCTCGGCGTGTCTTTTGGACGCTCGCCGAATTGTGTGATCAATACGGGCTGCCGTTCGATTTGATGATCGGTGTCAACCGAGGCGTTTATCCGTCGGGGGTCTACCAGGGCCAAGATCTGTATGACAGCCGGGTGTCGTTGATCCAGTATCGCGAGTTGTTCAACGCGTTCCCCAAGGTCAAATTTCCGATCTCGGTGTTGGCCAGCGTGACCAACCAGGAATTGGTCAGTTACAGTTGGATCTTTCCCAACGTGTTGACCAACGGGCATTGGTGGTACAGCAACACACCGTCGTTCATCCATCGTGATGCGGCGGCTCGGCTGGAAGCGGTGCCGCGCAACAAGCAAATCGCTTACTACAGCGACGCGTACAAGTTGGAATTCGTGTTGCCCAAGTTCGACATGTATCGCCGCATCTTGGCCCGCGTGCTGGCCGATGAGTTTGTCGGCGAGAATGGTTGGAGCGAAGAGAAGGCGATCCAATTGGGACGTCAGGTGTTGCGTGGCAATGTGGATGAAGTCTTTCGGTCCCCGCTGATCGACGCAGAATCCCTGGACATTGCCAGCGGCGCGACCGATTCGCCGATCGTTGTCGGACCATCCAGCGATGACGGTGACAGCGGGCTGGCAGACGACGATTCGGAATTGTCCGCGTTCCTGGCCGGCGACTCCGACGAAAGCGACGATCAGGATGGATTCGCGACGGTCACCGATGATTCCGACCGCACCGTCGGTTCGGAATCCTTCGGCTCGGTCGGGCAGTTGGCCGAAACGATCGATTCCTCCGACGAACTGGGGTTCTTGGACCCGATTCCGACTGCCGAAGAGGTGGATGCGTCGGAGGTGCCCGACGTGGTGATCGAGGATGCGTCCCGCGGCTTTGATGCAACCACGCTGGACGCGGACGCCGATCCCGAGCCGCTGGATGTCGGTGACCTGTTGGGCGAGAGCGACGACAATCCGGCCGGACCCGACAGTCCCGGTTCCAGCATTCACATGCTGGCCGGTGACGGTGAATTCAAGCCCGACAGCGATTCGATGAAGCTCAAGCCCGATCCGATGACCGGGGAACTGCATTTTCCCGTCGGTGACGACGACGATGACGATGACATCGGTTTCGGAGCCGGCGTGTTTGACAAGTAG